In Plasmodium gaboni strain SY75 chromosome 11, whole genome shotgun sequence, the following proteins share a genomic window:
- a CDS encoding hypothetical protein (conserved Plasmodium protein, unknown function), with amino-acid sequence MNIRHVNGCSYFERKNDESCKDEIKKVMDNLIYERQKNFEENDNYCYNSSMSICPNVYCNIYTDLYNWFGFKNCRNIDTESLNTCFTDITNGGIGYYEKLIVLGGRILELYSELHFFNKYNYEKNEEIVDDLKNMKCIKEVVYHYLYVQKRKNRVIYKNSLYLFGYSYLYTPLFFNNKNSIIKYVKACIAYAVKYNESNIFSWMPSLIEHIYHSQKLKVSQIEEENELIQDLQEYFGYQFDYILPRIAECFSYHNIYISNSHLTGLQIIQLFSNEYFSLLADDVGICRKEKAVWVKEETDAFLNSKCIEIFSGSMISINKYLNENNVKIDKIKNIFEMLLSSCWVLGNEKRNRIWVSALIQRLRQIQLLTQITTIEKWCYNIKKYNDINISNFVKDIYSFNNINGNILSPFQLNNINTYIPPKETTLKTLPYYTTAVDKYKEKDSNKEKQNLNKMNEWNFYSILNNISNNIYKHFVPRNQSNRKSSNLKKIIYTNNETAQQDIKLLNATAQAHPYDDTYMSSSVESEDMMNEEEYEKYDLINHVQKKKNGIPVKIRYIRDTLDDENSKYVIEIPKKDLKGHENKNHIKAVLWGNSKKGLEIKLPGTNNFIPQMKIK; translated from the exons atgaatattagACATGTGAATGGGTGTTCATATTTTGAGAGGAAGAATGATGAATCATGTAAAGATGAGATAAAGAAAGTGATGgataatttaatatatgaaagacaaaaaaattttgaGGAGAATGATAATTATTGCTATAATTCTAGTATGAGTATATGCCCAAATGtatattgtaatatatatacgGATTTATATAATTGGTTTGGTTTTAAGAATTGTCGAAATATAGATACTGAATCTTTAAATACTTGTTTTACTGATATAACAAATGGTGGTATTGgttattatgaaaaattgATAGTTTTAGGTGGTCGTATATTAGAATTATATAGTGaattacatttttttaataaatataattatgagaagaatgaagaaatagtagatgatttaaaaaatatgaaatgTATTAAAGAAGTAgtatatcattatttatatgttcaaaaaagaaaaaaccgtgtgatatataaaaatagtttatatttatttggatattcatatttatatactcctttattttttaataataaaaattcaattataaaatatgtaaaagCTTGTATAGCATACGCAGTCAAATATAATGAATCAAACATTTTTTCTTGGATGCCTTCTTTAATtgaacatatatatcattCTCAGAAATTAAAAGTATCACAAatagaagaagaaaatgaattaataCAAGATTTACAAGAATATTTCGGATACCAAtttgattatattttgCCAAGAATAGCTGAATGTTTTAgttatcataatatttatataagtAATTCTCACTTAACAGGTTTGCAAATTATTCAGCTCTTTTCGAACGAGTACTTTTCTCTCTTAGCCGAC GATGTTGGAATTTGCAGGAAGGAAAAAGCTGTATGGGTTAAAGAAGAAACAGATGCATTTTTAAACTCCAAGTGTATAGAGATATTCAGTGGTTCTATGATatcaataaataaatatttgaatgagaacaatgtaaaaatagataagataaaaaatatttttgaaatgttattatcatcatGTTGGGTTCTAGGAAATGAGAAAAGAAATAGAATATGGGTGAGTGCCTTAATTCAAAGATTAAGACAAATACAATTATTAACGCAAATAACAACAATAGAAAAATGgtgttataatataaaaaaatataatgatataaatataagtaattttgtaaaagatatatatagctttaataatattaatggTAATATTCTTTCTCCATTtcaattaaataatataaatacttATATCCCACCAAAAGAAACTACATTGAAAACATTACCATATTATACAACAGCCgttgataaatataaagaaaaagatagtaataaagaaaaacaaaatcttaataaaatgaatgaatggaatttttatagtatcttaaataatatatctaataatatttataagcATTTTGTTCCTAGAAATCAAAGTAACAGAAAATCATCCAACCtaaagaaaattatttatacaaaCAATGAAACAGCACAACAAG atattaaattattaaacGCAACGGCTCAAGCTCACCCCTACGATGACACTTATATGTCCTCATCAGTAGAATCAGAGGATATGATGAATGAGGAGGAATATGAAAAGTATGATTTAATTAATCATGTgcaaaagaaaaaaaatggaataCCTGTCAAAATAAGATATATTAGGGATACCCTCGATGATGAAAATTCAAAATATGTAATTGAAATACCGAAAAAGGATTTGAAGGGACACGAAAATAAAAATCACATCAAAGCAG ttCTTTGGGGGAATAGTAAAAAGGGAttagaaataaaattgCCAGGAACAAACAATTTCATTCCACAAATGAAGATAAAATga
- a CDS encoding spermidine synthase: MDRLISNNKLKLSVVLLGGLCSLAYYHLKNKFHLSHFCFSKKWFSEYSIMWPGQAFSLEIKKIIYETKSKFQNVLVFESTTYGKVLVLDGVIQLTEKDEFAYHEMMTHVPMTVSKEPKNVLVVGGGDGGIIRELCKYKSVENIDICEIDETVIEVSKIYFKNISCGYEDKRVNVFIEDASKFLENVTNTYDVIIVDSSDPIGPAESLFNQNFYEKIHNALKPNGYCVSQCESLWIHVGTIKNMIGYAKKLFKKVEYANISIPTYPCGCIGILCCSKTDSGLTKPNKKLESKEFADLKYYNYENHSAAFKLPAFLLKEIENI, from the exons ATGGATAGATtaatatcaaataataaattaaaattaagTGTTGTATTATTGGGAGGCTTATGTTCTCTTGCTTATTATCActtgaaaaataaatttcatctttctcatttttgtttttcaaaaaaatgGTTTAGTGAATATTCAATTATGTGGCCAGGCCAAGCATTTAGTTTGGAGATAAAGAAAATCATATATGAAACAAAATCAAAATTTCAA aATGTTCTAGTATTTGAAAGTACGACGTATGGTAAGGTTTTAGTCCTAGACGGTGTAATTCAATTAACTGAAAAAGATGAATTTGCTTATCATGAAATGATGACACATGTTCCTATGACTGTTTCTAAAGAACCCAAAAACGTTTTAGTTGTAGGTGGTGGTGATGGTGGTATCATTAGAGAATtgtgtaaatataaatctgttgaaaatattgatatatGTGAAATTGATGAAACCGTTATTGAAGTATCcaaaatttattttaagAATATTAGTTGTGGTTATGAAGATAAAAGAGTTAATGTTTTTATTGAAGATGCAAGTAAATTTTTAGAAAATGTAACAAATACTTATGATGTTATTATTGTAGATAGTTCAGATCCAATAGGACCAGCTgaatcattatttaatcaaaatttttatgaaaaaattcATAACGCCCTAAAGCCTAACGGTTACTGTGTCTCACAG TGCGAATCACTATGGATACACGTGGGAACAATTAAGAATATGATTGGATATgcaaaaaaattatttaagAAAGTGGAATATGCAAATATATCTATACCTACATATCCATGTGGGTGTATAG GTATATTATGCTGTTCAAAGACAGATAGCGGATTAACAAAAccaaataaaaaattagaaTCCAAAGAATTTGCTGacttaaaatattataattatgaaaacCACTCAGCTGCTTTTAAATTACCAGCATTTcttttaaaagaaatagaaaatatataa